Sequence from the bacterium genome:
CTTTGGTCGGCTTGCGTACCCGGGGGGCACCGATAGCCGAGCGCCTCGCCGACCACATCAAGGCGTTCGAGGGAACCCGCCCGCCCGTTGGCATCCTGGACATCACCCTTTACCGCGACGACCTCGATCAATCGGGCGCGCGGACCAAGCTGCAGCGCACCGAACTGTCTTTTTCCCTCGAGGGAAAAGAGGTCGTGCTGGTGGACGATGTCCTCTACACCGGCCGCACGATCCGCGCCGCGCTGGCCGCGCTGGTGAACTTCGGGCGCCCTCGCAGGGTGGGCCTCGCCGTCCTGGTGGACCGGGGGGAGCGGGAGCTTCCCGTCCGGCCCGACTACGTCGGGCGGAATCTGGATGTCCGGCTGGGGGAGGAGGTGCAGGTGCTTATAAAGGAGATTGACGGCCGCGACGCGGTCGTTGTGCGCGAGATTTCTGTGAATTCCCAAAAGGCGGTTCCCCGTTCCGCCGGACAGAGGGAGGAGTGAGCCATGCAGCCGGAACCTTTCACCCGTAAGGACCTCCTCTCCATCCGGGAGCTCTCGGCCGGAGAGATTTTGTTCCTCCTGGATCAGACCGATTCGTTCCGGGAGGTGAACGAGCGCGACATCAAGAAAGTGCCCGCCCTGCGGGGCAAGACGATCGTCAACCTCTTCTTCGAGGTGAGCACGCGGACGCGCACCTCGTTCGAAATCGCCGGCAAGCGCCTCTCGGCCGACGTCATCAACATCACCGCTTCGGCGAGTGCGACCGAGAAGGGTGAAACCCTTCGCGACACCGCCCGCAACATCGAGGCGATGGCGACCGACGTGCTGGTGGTCCGCCACGGTGCCTCGGGGGCGCCCGAATTCCTCGCCCGGGAGCTTTCCTGCGGGGTGGTCAACGCCGGCGACGGCCGCCACGAGCACCCGACCCAGGCCCTGCTCGACCTCTATACCATCCGGGAGCACAAGGAGAACTTCGAGGGCCTGCGCGTCGCCATCGTGGGTGACATCGCCAACAGCCGGGTGGCCCGCTCGGACATCCTCGGGCTGCGCAAGCTCGGGGCCGAAGTCCTGGTCTGCGGGCCGCGCACCATGATTCCGGCCGAGTGCGAAACCCTCGGCTGCGAGGTGACGAGCGAGGTGGACGCCGCCATCGAGTGGGCGGACGTCCTCATGGCGCTCCGCATCCAGCTCGAGCGCGGTGCCGGGGCCGCCTTCCCGAGCGAGCGCGAATATGCGGCGACCTACGGCATCACCCACAAGCGTCTCCAGCGGGCCAAGGAGGACATCCTCATCATGCACCCCGGCCCCATCAACCGCGGGATCGAGCTGAGCCCCGACGTGGCGGACGGCCCCTTCTCCCTCATCCTCGAGCAGGTCGAGTACGGGGTCGCCTGCCGGATGGCGGTTCTCTACCTCCTCTCCGGTTCGGCGGGGCGGGGAGAGTTTCAGTCTGAAGCGCGCGCCGGAAAGGCCGAAAGGAGGGCGGAAGATGCCGTTGCTCATTAAGGGAGGGCGGCTCCTCGACCCCTTGGGGGGCACCGACGCCGCCCTCGATCTCCTCATCGAAAATGGGAAGATCGCCCGGCGCGCGCCGGACATTCCGCCCCGAAAGGGAGACGAGGTGCTCGACGCCGCCGGCCTCATCGTCTGCCCCGGCTTCATTGACATGCACGTGCACTTCCGCGAGCCGGGCCAGGAGTTCAAGGAAGACATCGAGAGCGGCACCCGGGCCGCCGCCGCGGGCGGCTTCACCGCCGTCGCCTGCATGGCCAACACCGACCCGGTAAACGACACGAGTTCCATCACCGAGCGCATCCTCAAGCGCGCCAAAGAAGCAGGCGTGTGCCGCGTCCATCCGGTGGGCGCCGTATCGGTCGGGATGAAGGGCGAGGGCTTGACCGAGATGGCCGAGCAGAAAAAACTCGGCGCCATCGCCTTCAGCGACGACGGCGTTCCCGTGCGCACGGCCGCCCTCATGCGCGCGGCGATGGAGTACGCCGGGATGCTCGGCATGCCCATCCTCGAGCACGCGGAGGACCTTTCCCTCTCCGGGGGAAAGGTGATGAACGAGGGCGCCGTCGCGACCCAGCTCGGCCTCGCGGGAAACCCCGCGGCAAGCGAAGACATCGCCGTCTACCGCAACATCCGCCTCGCCGAGCTGACCGGCGGCATCCTCCACATCCTGCACGTCACCTCCGCCGGCGCGGTGGATCTCATCCGCCAGGCCCGGGCCAAGGGCCTGCGCGTCACGGGGGAGGCCACGCCCCATCATCTCACCCTCACCGACGAGGCGGTGCGCGGCTTCAACTCCTCCGCCAAGATGTCCCCGCCCCTTCGCTTGGAGGCCGACCGCCAGGCACTTATCGCAGGCCTCAAGGACGGCACCCTCTCGGTCATCGCCACCGACCACGCGCCCCACTTCGAGGCCGAGCTCCAGGTCGAGTTCGACGCGGTGCCGAACGGGGTCGTCGGCCTCGAAACCGCCGTCTCCCTCGTGCTCGATCGGCTCGTGGGCGCAGGGGCGCTCACCCTGATGGAAGCCGTCTCGAAATTCACCGTAGGCCCCGCGAAAGTCCTCAACCTGCCGGGCGGCACCCTGGCCGAGGGCGCCCCGGGGGACGTGACGCTCCTCGATCTCGAGCGGGAGATCACCGTCGATCCAGAAACCTTCGAGAGCCGGGGGAGGAACACCCCCTTCGCCGGGTGGAAGCTCAAGGGCTGCGCCGCGGCGACGATTGTGGAAGGGGAGATCCGGATGCGCCGCACCGGGGCGGGCGTTCAGATATTCACCGGAGCGGGGGTGAGCGGCTG
This genomic interval carries:
- the pyrR gene encoding bifunctional pyr operon transcriptional regulator/uracil phosphoribosyltransferase PyrR: MEREEIGAEQIARTLRRLAHEIIEKAEDFRALALVGLRTRGAPIAERLADHIKAFEGTRPPVGILDITLYRDDLDQSGARTKLQRTELSFSLEGKEVVLVDDVLYTGRTIRAALAALVNFGRPRRVGLAVLVDRGERELPVRPDYVGRNLDVRLGEEVQVLIKEIDGRDAVVVREISVNSQKAVPRSAGQREE
- a CDS encoding aspartate carbamoyltransferase catalytic subunit, whose amino-acid sequence is MQPEPFTRKDLLSIRELSAGEILFLLDQTDSFREVNERDIKKVPALRGKTIVNLFFEVSTRTRTSFEIAGKRLSADVINITASASATEKGETLRDTARNIEAMATDVLVVRHGASGAPEFLARELSCGVVNAGDGRHEHPTQALLDLYTIREHKENFEGLRVAIVGDIANSRVARSDILGLRKLGAEVLVCGPRTMIPAECETLGCEVTSEVDAAIEWADVLMALRIQLERGAGAAFPSEREYAATYGITHKRLQRAKEDILIMHPGPINRGIELSPDVADGPFSLILEQVEYGVACRMAVLYLLSGSAGRGEFQSEARAGKAERRAEDAVAH
- a CDS encoding dihydroorotase — its product is MPLLIKGGRLLDPLGGTDAALDLLIENGKIARRAPDIPPRKGDEVLDAAGLIVCPGFIDMHVHFREPGQEFKEDIESGTRAAAAGGFTAVACMANTDPVNDTSSITERILKRAKEAGVCRVHPVGAVSVGMKGEGLTEMAEQKKLGAIAFSDDGVPVRTAALMRAAMEYAGMLGMPILEHAEDLSLSGGKVMNEGAVATQLGLAGNPAASEDIAVYRNIRLAELTGGILHILHVTSAGAVDLIRQARAKGLRVTGEATPHHLTLTDEAVRGFNSSAKMSPPLRLEADRQALIAGLKDGTLSVIATDHAPHFEAELQVEFDAVPNGVVGLETAVSLVLDRLVGAGALTLMEAVSKFTVGPAKVLNLPGGTLAEGAPGDVTLLDLEREITVDPETFESRGRNTPFAGWKLKGCAAATIVEGEIRMRRTGAGVQIFTGAGVSG